In the Arthrobacter sp. 31Y genome, one interval contains:
- a CDS encoding extracellular solute-binding protein produces MKQFESLTGKQLSRRQLMTGSALLGGGLLAAGLTGCGGAAQAASVQDIDFWHLLSGGDGIKMQAMINAANQANPGFKVHPTVLAWGPPYYTKLAMASAGGRPPEVAIMHASRVPGYAPGGLIEPWDLDLLAENGVTASDFAPRIWEKSQHNGKVFSIALDSHPFVMFYNTDIAGKAGLLAGNGQLQDVSSPEEFKAMALEMQKVTKAHGLSFGYLGSGSQMWRLFYTLYKQHGVDMELTPGQPMKVDREAAIESLEFMASLFDDTIAAQAGDISTGIAEFARGGSGMLFSGVWELPTMKKAGIPVDAATIPTLYGTPASYADSHSFVLPRQLKLNEEKRRDVYKFVTDVLKGSLSWAEAGHIPGYQPVVQSQAYRELTPQIHYANAADIIAYDPESWFSGSGSDWQTYFAENVQNVLLGRDKAAAGWDAFEQRTNTLLSRPNPV; encoded by the coding sequence GTGAAGCAGTTTGAATCTTTGACCGGGAAACAGTTGTCCCGGAGACAGTTAATGACAGGATCAGCCCTCCTTGGAGGAGGACTCCTGGCCGCAGGCCTCACCGGCTGCGGAGGCGCAGCGCAGGCAGCCTCCGTGCAGGATATTGATTTTTGGCACCTCCTGTCCGGCGGCGATGGCATCAAGATGCAGGCCATGATTAACGCAGCCAACCAGGCCAACCCCGGATTCAAGGTGCACCCCACGGTGCTTGCCTGGGGCCCGCCGTATTACACCAAACTGGCCATGGCATCGGCCGGAGGCCGCCCGCCCGAGGTGGCCATCATGCACGCCAGCCGGGTCCCCGGGTACGCACCAGGCGGACTCATTGAGCCGTGGGATTTGGACTTGCTCGCCGAGAACGGCGTTACGGCTTCCGATTTCGCCCCCAGGATCTGGGAGAAGAGCCAGCACAACGGCAAGGTCTTCTCCATAGCACTGGACTCGCACCCGTTCGTCATGTTCTACAACACGGACATCGCGGGAAAAGCGGGCTTACTTGCCGGCAACGGTCAGCTGCAGGATGTCAGCTCGCCGGAAGAGTTCAAAGCCATGGCCCTGGAAATGCAGAAGGTCACCAAGGCGCACGGCCTCTCCTTCGGGTACCTCGGCAGCGGTTCGCAGATGTGGCGCCTGTTCTACACCCTTTACAAGCAGCACGGCGTTGACATGGAACTGACGCCGGGACAGCCCATGAAGGTGGACCGGGAGGCGGCCATTGAGTCGCTGGAGTTCATGGCCTCACTCTTTGATGACACCATCGCAGCCCAGGCAGGGGATATCAGTACGGGCATAGCGGAGTTTGCCCGCGGCGGATCGGGCATGCTGTTCAGCGGCGTGTGGGAACTGCCCACCATGAAGAAGGCCGGAATACCCGTTGACGCGGCCACCATTCCCACGCTCTACGGGACACCTGCCTCCTATGCGGACTCGCACTCCTTTGTCCTTCCGCGTCAACTGAAGCTGAACGAGGAGAAGCGCAGGGACGTCTACAAGTTCGTCACGGACGTCCTCAAGGGATCGCTGTCTTGGGCTGAGGCTGGGCACATCCCCGGCTACCAGCCCGTGGTCCAGTCACAGGCCTACCGCGAGCTCACGCCCCAGATTCACTACGCCAACGCGGCGGACATCATCGCTTACGATCCCGAATCCTGGTTCAGCGGTTCGGGCTCGGACTGGCAAACGTACTTCGCGGAGAACGTTCAGAACGTCCTCTTGGGAAGGGACAAGGCAGCTGCAGGATGGGATGCCTTCGAACAACGCACCAACACCCTCCTCTCCCGTCCCAACCCGGTCTAA
- a CDS encoding carbohydrate ABC transporter permease, which translates to MSTSTLSRPRPENLRKSGNRTRSNLSGWGFAAPFLVFFLVFLVWPILYGFYMSLTGKSLTGANDSLIGFANYAEALADADMWRSLGNTLYFTVISTVPLVLVALVMAALLNIGLPAQWLWRLSYFAPYLLASTVVSLFFTWMYNPQLGLINEFLTGIGLPRVAWLNDPNVAMWAIVIATLWWTVGFNFLLYLAAMQNIPAQHYEAASLDGAGAWRQFFSITLPQLTPTTVMIVLLQILASLKIFDQVYQMTAGGPGGSTRPVVQYIFETGFTGYRLGYSAAISYIFFGLIVVISVMQFVITRRRSA; encoded by the coding sequence ATGAGTACCTCTACGCTGTCCCGGCCGAGGCCGGAGAATCTGCGCAAATCCGGGAACCGCACCCGAAGCAACCTGAGCGGCTGGGGATTTGCCGCCCCGTTCCTTGTTTTCTTCCTTGTTTTCCTCGTCTGGCCCATTCTTTACGGCTTCTACATGAGCCTCACGGGCAAGTCCCTGACCGGCGCCAATGACAGCCTCATAGGATTTGCCAACTACGCCGAAGCCCTGGCCGATGCCGATATGTGGCGTTCCCTGGGCAACACCCTCTACTTCACGGTGATCAGCACCGTCCCGCTGGTCCTCGTCGCATTGGTCATGGCCGCGCTGCTCAATATCGGGCTGCCGGCGCAGTGGCTGTGGCGCCTGTCCTACTTTGCGCCGTACCTGCTGGCCTCCACGGTGGTTTCCTTGTTCTTCACCTGGATGTACAACCCTCAGCTTGGCCTGATCAATGAGTTCCTGACAGGCATCGGCCTCCCCAGGGTTGCCTGGCTCAATGATCCCAACGTGGCCATGTGGGCGATCGTCATCGCCACGCTCTGGTGGACCGTGGGCTTCAACTTCCTGCTCTACCTGGCCGCGATGCAGAACATTCCGGCCCAGCACTATGAGGCGGCATCGCTCGATGGTGCAGGCGCCTGGCGGCAGTTCTTCTCCATTACCCTGCCGCAGCTGACTCCCACCACCGTCATGATCGTGCTGCTGCAGATCCTGGCGTCGTTGAAGATCTTCGATCAGGTGTACCAGATGACCGCAGGTGGCCCTGGGGGATCCACCCGGCCAGTGGTCCAGTACATCTTCGAAACCGGGTTCACCGGTTACCGGCTGGGTTACTCGGCAGCCATCTCCTACATCTTCTTCGGACTGATTGTGGTCATCTCGGTCATGCAGTTCGTCATCACCCGCCGCAGGAGTGCATAA
- a CDS encoding carbohydrate ABC transporter permease, translated as MATPTLTRPAPHATTANSLKVRQPRKKLTFGRITAIAVAAFIAVLWLIPFAWATATAFKTETDAAAPDVTWLPPSGFTPEAFVKVFQDGNIPLWTWNSLYTSAAITAITLVISALVAYALSRIDFKGKKVLMTVIIASIIIPPPVLIIPLFYQMLALNLIDTSWAIILPQVIHPAMVFVLKKFFDQIPRELEEAAVMDGASRLRIFTQIILPLSRPILAAVAIFVFIGAWNNFLWPFIATNDGNLLTLPVGLQTIKSAYGIQYAQNMASALLAALPLIVVFLFFQRQIIKGVATTGLAGT; from the coding sequence ATGGCAACCCCTACCCTCACACGTCCCGCACCACACGCCACCACCGCCAACAGCCTCAAAGTCCGCCAGCCACGCAAGAAGCTGACGTTCGGCAGGATCACGGCCATCGCCGTCGCGGCCTTCATCGCCGTGCTCTGGCTGATCCCGTTCGCATGGGCCACGGCCACCGCCTTCAAGACCGAGACCGATGCCGCGGCTCCGGACGTTACCTGGCTGCCGCCGTCGGGCTTCACCCCTGAAGCGTTCGTCAAGGTGTTCCAGGACGGCAACATCCCGCTCTGGACGTGGAACTCGCTCTACACCTCGGCAGCCATCACGGCGATCACGCTGGTGATTTCGGCACTGGTTGCGTACGCGCTCTCCAGGATCGACTTCAAGGGCAAGAAGGTGCTGATGACGGTGATCATCGCGTCCATCATCATCCCGCCGCCCGTGCTGATCATCCCGCTGTTCTACCAAATGCTGGCGCTGAACCTGATCGATACCTCGTGGGCCATCATCCTGCCGCAGGTCATCCACCCGGCCATGGTGTTCGTGCTGAAGAAGTTCTTCGACCAAATCCCGCGTGAACTCGAGGAAGCCGCTGTGATGGACGGTGCCAGCCGCTTGCGGATCTTCACCCAAATCATCCTGCCGTTGTCCCGACCCATCCTGGCCGCCGTCGCGATCTTCGTGTTCATCGGTGCGTGGAACAACTTCCTGTGGCCATTCATCGCCACCAACGATGGCAACCTGCTGACACTCCCGGTCGGATTGCAGACCATCAAGAGCGCCTACGGCATCCAGTACGCGCAGAACATGGCCTCCGCTCTGCTCGCTGCGCTGCCGCTGATTGTCGTCTTCCTGTTCTTCCAACGCCAAATCATCAAGGGCGTCGCGACGACGGGACTCGCCGGAACCTGA